In a single window of the Methanofollis ethanolicus genome:
- a CDS encoding bifunctional N(6)-L-threonylcarbamoyladenine synthase/serine/threonine protein kinase, producing MQKGGKVLGIEGTAWNLSAAIFGEDLVSLYSSPYQPLSGGIHPREAAQHHASAMREVVSRVLTDPDEITAVAFSQGPGLGPCLRTVATAARALALALDVPLIGVNHCVAHVEIGQWATGCRDPITLYVSGANTQVLGYLNGRYRIFGETLDIGLGNGLDKFARSKDFPHPGGPKIEALARGGRYIDLPYTVKGMDLAFSGLISAAQESRADIEDVCHSLQETAFGMCVEVTERALAQAGKDEVLLVGGVAANGRLREMLKTMCEERGAELFVPERQFCGDNGAMIAYTGRIMLESGATVPVEASRANSHYRANEVDVVWRHGEVLRPAEEGPRRGAEAVVTIDDDTVMKRRVSKSYRAAALDTRLITERTRAEARLIAAARKAGVSTPILFDVTGDTIMMERVEGTILRDATTPENLERAGVAVGRLHAAGIVHGDLTTSNMIERGGRCVLIDFGLAHSSSEIEDRGVDLHVLFQTLESTTENPDKLREAFLRGYATALPGAEGVRTREEEIERRGRYL from the coding sequence ATGCAGAAGGGCGGAAAGGTACTGGGTATTGAGGGGACGGCCTGGAACCTCAGTGCCGCTATTTTCGGTGAGGATCTTGTTTCCCTCTACTCCAGTCCGTATCAGCCTCTGAGCGGCGGGATTCACCCGCGGGAGGCCGCCCAGCACCATGCCTCCGCGATGCGGGAGGTCGTCTCCCGCGTGCTTACGGATCCGGACGAGATCACGGCGGTGGCCTTCTCGCAGGGGCCGGGGCTCGGCCCCTGCCTGCGGACTGTGGCGACGGCGGCGAGAGCCCTTGCCCTCGCCCTCGACGTGCCCCTGATCGGGGTAAACCACTGTGTCGCGCATGTCGAGATCGGCCAGTGGGCGACAGGGTGCAGGGACCCGATCACCCTGTACGTCTCAGGGGCGAACACCCAGGTGCTCGGCTACCTGAATGGCCGGTACCGCATCTTCGGCGAGACCCTGGATATCGGACTCGGAAACGGGCTGGACAAGTTTGCCCGGAGCAAGGACTTCCCCCACCCGGGCGGGCCGAAGATCGAGGCACTCGCCCGCGGCGGGCGGTATATCGACCTGCCCTATACGGTGAAAGGAATGGACCTCGCCTTTTCCGGCCTGATATCCGCCGCCCAGGAGAGCAGGGCGGACATCGAAGACGTCTGCCACTCTCTCCAGGAGACGGCCTTCGGGATGTGTGTCGAGGTGACCGAACGGGCCCTCGCCCAGGCAGGCAAGGACGAGGTACTCCTGGTCGGCGGTGTCGCCGCAAATGGGCGGCTCCGCGAGATGCTGAAGACGATGTGCGAGGAGAGGGGCGCCGAACTCTTCGTGCCCGAGCGGCAGTTCTGCGGCGATAATGGTGCGATGATCGCCTACACAGGCCGCATCATGCTGGAGAGCGGGGCGACGGTCCCGGTCGAGGCGTCGCGGGCGAACTCCCACTACCGCGCCAATGAGGTGGACGTGGTCTGGCGGCACGGCGAGGTGCTGCGCCCGGCCGAGGAGGGGCCGCGCCGGGGCGCGGAGGCGGTCGTAACGATCGACGATGATACGGTGATGAAGAGGCGGGTCTCGAAGTCCTATCGGGCCGCGGCCCTGGATACCCGCCTGATCACAGAGAGGACGCGGGCCGAGGCGCGGCTGATCGCCGCAGCCAGGAAGGCCGGGGTGTCGACGCCGATCCTCTTTGATGTCACCGGCGACACGATCATGATGGAGAGGGTCGAGGGGACGATCCTGCGGGACGCCACGACGCCGGAGAACCTGGAGCGCGCCGGTGTCGCGGTCGGTCGTCTCCATGCCGCCGGGATCGTCCACGGCGACCTGACGACCTCGAACATGATCGAGCGGGGCGGCAGGTGCGTGCTCATCGACTTCGGGCTTGCTCATTCGTCCTCCGAGATCGAGGACAGGGGCGTGGACCTCCATGTGCTCTTCCAGACCCTGGAGAGCACGACAGAGAACCCCGACAAGTTAAGGGAGGCCTTCCTCCGCGGCTATGCCACGGCCCTCCCCGGGGCAGAGGGTGTCAGGACGCGCGAAGAGGAGATCGAAAGGCGGGGGCGGTACCTCTGA
- a CDS encoding winged helix-turn-helix transcriptional regulator: MAKDLNCPELSDREWIIEQKRAGLHNPDIAEKLGVSESAVQAACKRLNIKLPLVFVHNPELKAFMPREKQS, encoded by the coding sequence ATGGCAAAGGATCTTAATTGCCCGGAACTCTCCGATCGGGAGTGGATCATCGAGCAGAAACGGGCAGGACTGCATAACCCCGATATCGCGGAAAAATTGGGTGTGAGCGAGTCTGCCGTTCAAGCCGCATGCAAGCGGCTGAACATCAAACTGCCTCTGGTGTTCGTCCACAACCCTGAACTCAAGGCGTTCATGCCCCGGGAAAAACAATCCTAA
- a CDS encoding DNA-directed RNA polymerase: MYYRVTLEDKVRVPPHRLGEDLETVILDELQKQLEGSIDKEIGIFIAVTTIDRVGEGEIVPGDGAVYYDVTFEALVLRIALQEVIEGEVVETTSFGAFISLGPIDAMLHVSQISDDFITYDEKNNTLNCQESGRAIQVGDGIRCRVVTLSLNEREPRESKIGLTMRQAGLGTEKWLVEERTKEQESHGASA, from the coding sequence ATGTATTATCGTGTGACGCTCGAGGACAAGGTCAGGGTGCCGCCGCACCGCCTTGGCGAGGACCTGGAAACTGTTATCCTGGACGAACTCCAGAAACAGCTCGAAGGGAGCATAGACAAAGAGATCGGCATCTTCATTGCCGTGACCACGATCGACAGGGTCGGCGAGGGAGAGATCGTCCCCGGCGATGGGGCAGTTTATTATGACGTCACCTTCGAGGCTCTGGTGCTCAGGATCGCCCTTCAGGAAGTGATCGAAGGGGAGGTCGTGGAAACGACGAGTTTCGGGGCGTTCATCTCTCTGGGGCCGATCGACGCGATGCTCCACGTGAGCCAGATCTCCGACGACTTCATCACCTACGACGAGAAGAACAACACCCTCAACTGCCAGGAGTCAGGCCGGGCCATCCAGGTCGGGGACGGGATCCGCTGCCGGGTGGTGACCCTGAGCCTCAACGAGCGCGAGCCCCGCGAGAGCAAGATCGGGCTGACGATGCGGCAGGCCGGTCTCGGCACGGAAAAATGGCTTGTCGAAGAGCGCACAAAGGAGCAGGAGAGCCATGGCGCCAGCGCGTAA
- a CDS encoding RecT family recombinase, whose product MTTDIAVAGEYSPHQREILLETVAKGCSPEQFMLMLELAKRYKLDPFARQIWATPAGIFVGRDGFLMLAHRSGDFDGMETTFEERNGKLFSATCTVWHKKMNHPFRVTVRLEEFFRPTPPGKKPGAWEKMPYVMLQKCAESHALRRAFCITGLYDEAEFEPTEYEPTTTTATINGEPAEVMRPPGKCSRCGKHDPMVPAYREKYQAAFEQAGLTLPGGICDECANELWRQDHGKGS is encoded by the coding sequence ATGACAACCGATATCGCCGTTGCCGGGGAGTATTCCCCCCACCAGCGGGAGATCCTGCTGGAGACCGTGGCGAAGGGCTGCAGTCCGGAGCAGTTCATGCTCATGCTGGAACTGGCGAAGCGGTACAAGTTGGACCCGTTCGCCCGTCAGATCTGGGCGACGCCGGCGGGGATCTTCGTCGGCCGGGATGGGTTTCTGATGCTCGCGCACCGGTCCGGGGACTTCGACGGAATGGAAACAACCTTCGAGGAGCGGAACGGGAAACTCTTCAGCGCGACCTGCACGGTCTGGCACAAGAAAATGAACCACCCGTTCCGGGTAACGGTCCGGCTGGAGGAGTTCTTCCGGCCGACCCCTCCGGGCAAGAAACCGGGGGCCTGGGAGAAGATGCCGTACGTCATGCTGCAGAAATGCGCGGAAAGTCACGCACTCCGGCGAGCGTTCTGTATCACCGGGTTGTACGACGAAGCGGAGTTTGAGCCGACAGAGTATGAACCGACGACGACAACGGCCACCATCAACGGTGAGCCGGCGGAAGTAATGCGGCCGCCTGGGAAGTGCTCCCGCTGCGGGAAGCACGACCCGATGGTCCCGGCATACCGGGAGAAATACCAGGCGGCATTTGAACAGGCGGGATTGACCCTCCCGGGAGGCATCTGCGACGAGTGCGCAAACGAGTTATGGAGACAGGACCATGGCAAAGGATCTTAA
- a CDS encoding sulfide-dependent adenosine diphosphate thiazole synthase codes for MELDEVTISRAILKTQMETMVEYLDLDVAVIGGGPSGITCAALLAEKGLKVGLIEKKLSIGGGMWGGGMMFPRIVVQAAAKRLLDRFGIASTEAEPGYYVAKSVESVSKLTAAACTAGAEFFNLIAVEDVVVKADGRVSGLVINWSPVEMAGLHVDPLTIRCRAVVDATGHDATICHMVAKKGGDLPIRGEGYMWADRAEGNILDHTKEVFPGLFVCGMAANAVGGECRMGPIFGGMLLSGERAAALVAAALRT; via the coding sequence ATGGAACTCGATGAAGTGACAATCAGCAGGGCCATCCTGAAAACCCAGATGGAGACGATGGTCGAGTACCTCGACCTCGATGTCGCCGTTATCGGCGGCGGCCCGTCCGGCATCACCTGCGCCGCCCTGCTTGCAGAGAAAGGACTGAAAGTCGGTCTTATTGAGAAGAAACTCTCCATCGGTGGCGGCATGTGGGGCGGCGGCATGATGTTCCCGCGGATCGTCGTCCAGGCAGCGGCAAAGCGCCTCCTCGACCGCTTCGGCATCGCCTCGACCGAGGCCGAACCCGGCTATTATGTCGCGAAGTCTGTCGAGTCCGTCTCCAAACTCACTGCCGCCGCCTGCACCGCGGGTGCCGAGTTCTTCAACCTCATCGCCGTCGAGGACGTCGTCGTCAAGGCCGACGGCCGGGTCTCGGGCCTCGTCATCAACTGGAGCCCGGTCGAGATGGCCGGCCTCCACGTCGACCCCCTCACCATCAGGTGCCGCGCCGTCGTCGACGCCACCGGCCACGACGCCACCATCTGTCACATGGTCGCGAAGAAGGGCGGCGACCTCCCCATCCGCGGCGAGGGCTATATGTGGGCCGACAGGGCCGAGGGCAACATCCTGGACCACACGAAGGAAGTCTTCCCTGGTCTCTTCGTCTGCGGCATGGCCGCGAACGCCGTCGGCGGCGAGTGCCGTATGGGCCCGATCTTCGGCGGCATGCTCCTCTCCGGCGAGAGGGCCGCCGCCCTCGTCGCCGCCGCGCTCAGGACCTGA
- a CDS encoding PIN domain-containing protein encodes MKVLLDTNALMMPVQFRIDLFEELRSLLGKYEPLVLADVKRELEGLARGGGNNAAAARAGLMFAERCREVESQSSARAVDDRVEAYAAAEGCMVATNDRRLRNALLAAGVPVISLRNQKKLEILRG; translated from the coding sequence GTGAAGGTGCTCCTGGACACCAACGCCCTGATGATGCCCGTGCAGTTCCGCATCGATCTCTTCGAGGAACTCAGATCCCTCCTCGGGAAGTATGAACCGCTCGTGCTCGCCGACGTGAAGCGTGAGCTGGAGGGGCTTGCCCGGGGCGGTGGAAACAACGCCGCCGCGGCACGGGCCGGGCTGATGTTCGCAGAGCGCTGCCGCGAGGTCGAGAGCCAGAGTAGTGCCCGGGCGGTCGACGACCGCGTGGAGGCGTACGCGGCCGCAGAGGGGTGCATGGTGGCGACGAACGACCGCCGCCTGAGGAATGCCCTTCTCGCGGCGGGCGTCCCTGTAATCTCATTGAGAAACCAGAAAAAATTGGAAATTTTAAGGGGATAG
- a CDS encoding ATP-binding protein: MIAAPTRAGKSYFVGACVEQLYDAEEPFIVLDTKTSNHIGLQELPNVKKIQMKPGLKYNWDKLTDYDYLLCVPTLRTKTADLIDLYRDLVDAVFTEPGERHIIVEEAHNWNRNSSVPDSLLELVAREGAGRRKLLWFVTQRLQDFPKLLWSQCGYTYLFKHSIPQDIRYIEQMIPDFTQINRKLNKHDVLIWDHGSQDLEGQIVPAADVTRRTPHRG, encoded by the coding sequence ATGATTGCCGCGCCTACCAGGGCTGGCAAATCGTATTTCGTCGGCGCCTGCGTCGAGCAACTCTATGACGCCGAAGAACCGTTCATCGTCCTCGATACCAAGACCAGCAACCATATCGGGTTGCAGGAACTCCCGAACGTGAAGAAGATCCAGATGAAACCCGGCTTAAAATACAACTGGGACAAACTGACGGATTACGATTATCTGCTCTGCGTCCCGACGCTCCGGACGAAGACCGCGGACCTGATCGACCTGTACCGGGACCTGGTCGATGCCGTATTCACGGAACCGGGAGAACGGCATATTATCGTAGAAGAGGCGCACAACTGGAACAGGAACAGCAGCGTTCCCGACTCGCTTCTGGAACTCGTAGCGCGGGAGGGGGCAGGAAGGAGAAAACTCCTCTGGTTCGTGACGCAGCGGTTGCAGGACTTCCCGAAATTGCTGTGGAGTCAGTGCGGGTACACCTACCTCTTCAAACACTCCATCCCGCAGGATATCCGGTATATCGAGCAGATGATACCGGATTTCACGCAGATTAACCGCAAACTGAACAAGCACGACGTCTTAATCTGGGATCACGGGAGTCAGGATTTGGAGGGGCAGATCGTCCCGGCGGCAGACGTCACCCGGAGAACACCGCACAGGGGGTAG
- a CDS encoding GTP-dependent dephospho-CoA kinase family protein: MLRLPDEYRDRFKKPIGRLFPELVDALPLLAGRTVYTVGDVVTHNLLAAGGSTEIAVIDGYTMRAPCAKTPLCAHRRVQVKNPAGTLTEELVRALEDAVEHPPVLIIVDGEEDLAVIPLARLAPEGSVILYGQPGEGLVACIVTEDLKTLANDLYSQFVPV; the protein is encoded by the coding sequence ATGCTCCGCCTCCCTGACGAGTACAGAGACCGTTTCAAAAAGCCAATCGGCAGGCTCTTTCCCGAACTTGTCGACGCTCTCCCCCTGCTTGCAGGCAGAACCGTCTATACGGTGGGGGACGTGGTGACGCACAACCTGCTGGCGGCAGGGGGGTCGACTGAGATCGCCGTCATCGACGGATATACGATGCGGGCGCCCTGTGCAAAGACTCCCCTCTGTGCCCACCGCCGGGTGCAGGTGAAGAATCCGGCAGGCACCCTCACTGAGGAACTGGTCAGGGCCCTCGAAGATGCCGTGGAGCACCCGCCTGTCCTTATCATCGTCGACGGGGAGGAGGATCTGGCGGTGATCCCGCTCGCCCGTCTCGCCCCCGAGGGATCGGTGATCCTGTACGGGCAGCCAGGAGAGGGGCTGGTGGCCTGCATCGTCACAGAAGACCTGAAAACTCTTGCAAACGATCTATATTCCCAATTTGTCCCGGTATAA
- a CDS encoding putative phosphothreonine lyase domain-containing protein, which translates to MDEVDSEALADAAYGIFEILLNRGLLARGDPLFARVEGGVDFQDDFLAIFADFQAEYPPLAAALVGRFGSAAAIYHLISGGEGVTPSKTTETYWIIADDPGAGDVEPYGEQAGKWLIFCETAEVDALWKKIRDATVAGDLGVSAKVSTARPNPDSRDERKVVYVYTRDWSDEADVMRVRSALRALGVEQRIGYKRNLETFAGEYAEEGKKVTYYSA; encoded by the coding sequence ATGGACGAAGTCGATTCCGAGGCACTTGCCGATGCCGCCTACGGCATCTTCGAGATCCTGCTGAACAGAGGACTCCTTGCACGCGGCGACCCCCTCTTTGCCCGCGTCGAAGGAGGGGTCGACTTCCAGGACGACTTCCTGGCGATCTTCGCCGACTTCCAGGCCGAGTACCCGCCCCTCGCCGCCGCCCTCGTCGGGCGCTTCGGGAGCGCGGCCGCCATCTACCATCTCATCTCAGGGGGCGAGGGCGTCACCCCCTCGAAGACGACGGAGACCTACTGGATCATCGCCGACGACCCCGGGGCCGGGGACGTCGAACCCTACGGTGAGCAGGCCGGCAAATGGCTCATCTTCTGCGAGACCGCGGAGGTCGACGCCCTCTGGAAAAAGATCAGGGACGCTACCGTCGCCGGCGACCTCGGCGTCTCCGCAAAAGTGAGCACCGCACGCCCCAATCCCGACTCCCGGGACGAGAGGAAAGTGGTCTACGTCTATACCCGCGACTGGAGCGACGAGGCCGACGTCATGCGGGTCAGGTCGGCGCTCAGGGCCCTCGGCGTCGAGCAGAGGATAGGCTACAAGCGCAACCTCGAGACCTTTGCCGGGGAGTACGCGGAAGAGGGCAAGAAGGTCACGTACTACAGCGCCTGA
- the rdgB gene encoding RdgB/HAM1 family non-canonical purine NTP pyrophosphatase encodes MRIAVVTSNRHKAEEVASFFAGVAEVEHISLDIPEYRDNDVRNIAREKARYAWEQVRRPLIVDDTAFSIDALNGFPGPYAAYVQGTIGNEGVLRLMAGREDRQAHFETAIAYADEAGEVRVFSGIVKGEVADAPRGGVGFGYDPIFAVGSRTFAEIPLAEKNLISHRARALAAFRAWLEDQYP; translated from the coding sequence CTGAGGATCGCGGTCGTGACCTCCAACAGGCACAAGGCCGAGGAGGTGGCGAGTTTCTTTGCAGGCGTCGCCGAGGTGGAGCATATCAGTCTCGATATCCCGGAGTACAGGGACAACGATGTCAGGAACATCGCCCGCGAGAAGGCGCGATACGCCTGGGAGCAGGTGCGGCGGCCGTTGATCGTCGACGACACGGCCTTCTCGATCGATGCCCTGAACGGTTTTCCTGGCCCGTACGCCGCGTATGTCCAGGGGACGATCGGGAACGAGGGAGTCCTCAGGTTGATGGCAGGGAGGGAGGACAGGCAGGCCCACTTCGAGACGGCGATCGCCTACGCGGACGAGGCCGGCGAGGTCAGGGTCTTCTCCGGCATCGTCAAGGGCGAGGTGGCCGACGCACCGAGGGGGGGCGTGGGGTTCGGGTACGACCCGATCTTCGCGGTCGGCAGCAGGACATTCGCCGAGATCCCGCTCGCGGAGAAGAACCTGATCTCCCACAGGGCGCGGGCGCTCGCGGCCTTTCGGGCCTGGCTGGAGGATCAATATCCTTAA
- a CDS encoding type II toxin-antitoxin system RelE family toxin, protein MTKYEITYTETAKKHLQAIKRGDNEYVKKIIQKIEFCLGEHLLTSIKQCNKKKLKGKENTHRLHIQRKYTVFYKVMKAEQKTSVEIHEVMGFEAAHKKYSHVDL, encoded by the coding sequence ATGACGAAATACGAGATCACATACACAGAGACGGCAAAAAAACATCTTCAGGCAATCAAGCGCGGAGATAACGAGTATGTCAAAAAAATCATCCAGAAAATAGAGTTTTGCCTGGGCGAACACCTGTTGACTTCGATCAAACAGTGCAACAAGAAGAAACTGAAAGGGAAGGAGAACACTCACCGGCTACATATTCAGAGGAAATACACGGTGTTTTATAAGGTGATGAAAGCAGAGCAAAAAACATCTGTGGAAATCCACGAGGTTATGGGTTTCGAGGCGGCGCACAAGAAGTACTCACACGTCGATTTATAG
- a CDS encoding HNH endonuclease, with translation MTDSSTIPYLSDLVASQKFLRGDWYVVPHEGTIYNRFHAEVKGTLSNGYLVIGTKWNGMAVAIMHHRAVWIGAHGGTVPEERDQQIDHINGNKTDNRISNLRLVSPLENCHNPNAPGGGKWGEEHPRAKLTNLQAEEIRRRWVETRHLPKGHGRLTQRQLAREYGLPQQQISNIIRGKAYPPVVPEAGKGAV, from the coding sequence ATGACCGACTCCAGCACCATCCCCTACCTCTCTGATCTCGTTGCATCGCAGAAGTTCCTGCGGGGAGACTGGTACGTTGTCCCACACGAAGGCACAATCTACAACCGCTTTCACGCAGAGGTGAAAGGCACCCTATCAAACGGCTACCTGGTAATCGGGACGAAGTGGAACGGGATGGCCGTCGCAATCATGCACCACCGGGCCGTCTGGATCGGCGCCCACGGCGGGACCGTCCCGGAGGAACGGGACCAGCAGATCGACCACATCAACGGTAACAAAACCGACAACCGGATTTCAAACCTTCGACTGGTGTCACCCCTGGAGAATTGCCACAACCCGAACGCACCCGGTGGCGGCAAATGGGGAGAGGAGCACCCTCGTGCGAAACTCACGAACCTACAGGCCGAGGAGATCCGGCGGCGGTGGGTTGAAACGCGACACCTCCCGAAGGGGCATGGCCGGCTGACGCAACGACAGTTGGCGCGTGAGTACGGATTACCTCAGCAACAGATATCAAACATCATCCGGGGGAAGGCATACCCGCCGGTGGTTCCTGAAGCGGGAAAGGGGGCGGTGTGA
- a CDS encoding 30S ribosomal protein S27ae, protein MAAAKKAAPAAVKRSAYFSVEGDKAVPQRKYCPRCGVGVFMAQHKGRLACGKCGYTEFSE, encoded by the coding sequence ATGGCGGCGGCGAAGAAGGCTGCACCGGCTGCAGTAAAGCGCAGCGCCTATTTCTCGGTCGAGGGTGACAAGGCAGTGCCACAGCGGAAGTACTGTCCCCGTTGCGGGGTGGGCGTCTTCATGGCCCAGCACAAGGGTCGCCTTGCCTGCGGGAAGTGCGGCTATACTGAGTTTTCAGAATAA
- a CDS encoding 30S ribosomal protein S24e codes for MEFEITRDYRNELLSRREVHFTLTYDGATPSRAQILGKMAALLNVKENLTVLDSTKKQFGMMELRGVARIYDDEENLKMTEREYLLKRSAPKAAEGAE; via the coding sequence ATGGAATTTGAGATCACCCGTGACTACCGGAATGAACTTCTGAGCCGGAGGGAAGTGCATTTTACCCTTACCTACGACGGCGCAACACCTTCGAGGGCACAGATCCTCGGAAAAATGGCTGCCCTCCTGAATGTCAAGGAAAACCTGACGGTGCTCGACTCAACGAAGAAGCAGTTCGGCATGATGGAACTCCGGGGCGTCGCCAGGATCTATGACGACGAGGAGAACCTGAAGATGACCGAGCGCGAGTACCTCCTCAAGAGGAGCGCCCCGAAGGCAGCAGAGGGGGCCGAGTAA
- the spt4 gene encoding transcription elongation factor subunit Spt4 translates to MAPARKKKMVKVCRDCHKVVEGESCVTCGSTNLTEDWAGYLIIINPEGSEIARRMNLEMPGRYALKVR, encoded by the coding sequence ATGGCGCCAGCGCGTAAGAAGAAGATGGTGAAGGTCTGCCGCGACTGCCACAAGGTCGTCGAGGGAGAGTCCTGTGTGACCTGCGGGTCGACGAACCTCACCGAGGACTGGGCAGGGTACCTCATTATCATCAACCCGGAAGGATCGGAGATTGCACGGCGGATGAACCTCGAAATGCCCGGCAGGTACGCTCTGAAGGTCCGTTGA
- a CDS encoding 50S ribosomal protein L40e yields MARFPEAEARLLNVMVCMRCNARNALRATQCRKCGYKHLRPKNKERKA; encoded by the coding sequence ATGGCACGGTTCCCTGAAGCAGAAGCAAGGTTGCTCAACGTCATGGTTTGCATGCGCTGCAACGCACGGAATGCACTGAGAGCAACACAGTGCCGCAAGTGCGGCTACAAGCACCTCCGCCCCAAGAACAAGGAACGCAAGGCGTAA
- the htpX gene encoding zinc metalloprotease HtpX: MQWKRDFGLTMRQLMTWALLLLVYLIFLTILGSLFGIGPWSLVAIAAVMAFAQYFFSDRLVLMSTGAQEVSEEEYPELHRIVEKLAAEAGIPKPRVAIMPSPVPNAFATGRSPSHAVVAATDSIMRLLTRDELEAVLAHEIAHVKNRDVMTLTIASFLAMVAAIIMQNAWLFSLGDRREGGAWMAAWVVSIVVWIVATLLIRTLSRYREFAADAGSAYITGKPRALISALNKISGRMDMIPPEKKQEVSGANAFFIIPALSGNTIMELFSTHPALEKRVAALEALEEEIGYMPR; the protein is encoded by the coding sequence ATGCAGTGGAAACGTGACTTCGGGCTCACAATGAGGCAGCTCATGACCTGGGCACTCCTGCTCCTGGTCTACCTGATCTTCCTCACGATACTCGGGAGCCTGTTCGGCATCGGTCCGTGGAGTCTTGTCGCCATCGCCGCGGTGATGGCCTTCGCGCAGTACTTCTTCTCCGACAGGCTGGTGCTCATGAGCACGGGCGCCCAGGAAGTGAGCGAGGAGGAGTACCCGGAGCTTCACAGGATCGTGGAGAAACTCGCCGCAGAGGCAGGGATCCCCAAGCCCCGCGTGGCCATCATGCCCTCCCCGGTGCCCAATGCCTTCGCGACCGGCAGGAGCCCCTCCCACGCGGTGGTGGCGGCGACCGACTCGATCATGCGTCTCCTCACCCGCGACGAACTTGAGGCGGTGCTCGCCCACGAGATCGCACACGTGAAGAACAGGGACGTCATGACCCTGACCATCGCCTCGTTCCTGGCAATGGTGGCGGCGATCATCATGCAGAACGCCTGGCTCTTCTCCCTCGGCGACCGCCGGGAGGGGGGCGCCTGGATGGCCGCCTGGGTCGTCTCGATCGTTGTCTGGATCGTTGCCACCCTGCTGATCCGCACTCTCTCCCGCTATCGGGAGTTCGCGGCCGACGCGGGCAGTGCGTACATCACGGGCAAGCCCCGCGCCCTCATCTCCGCGCTCAACAAGATCAGCGGGAGGATGGACATGATCCCGCCGGAGAAGAAGCAGGAGGTCTCAGGGGCGAATGCCTTCTTCATCATCCCGGCTCTCTCGGGGAACACCATCATGGAGCTCTTCTCCACCCACCCGGCCCTGGAGAAGCGGGTCGCTGCCCTCGAGGCCCTCGAAGAAGAGATCGGGTATATGCCGCGGTAA